A window of Mangifera indica cultivar Alphonso chromosome 11, CATAS_Mindica_2.1, whole genome shotgun sequence contains these coding sequences:
- the LOC123229418 gene encoding pentatricopeptide repeat-containing protein At5g27460, producing the protein MAIRSLFVNLKRNKVQLEAITTRRLIASRAPIKPDKAPPITKGGELGSNILSLKFPRRSATTVIQDWVDSGHRVTISELRIIYKQLLKYKRYKHALEILTWMETQNSLLMSATDHAVRLGLIINVQGLEGAEEYFMRIPNSASQKAACLPLLRGYVKERAVNKAEAFMVKLSGWGMIVSPHPFNEMMKLYIATSQSNKVPLVMLQMKQNKIPRTVLTYNLWMSACAEIDGPASVEMIYKELLSDKNVELGWSSLSTLANAYIKAGLVNKAFATLKLAEKKLSASNRLGYLFLMTLYASLSDKKGVLRLWDASKVVSGRITCASYICILSCLVKLGDFVEAKRIFVEWESNCQNYDIRVSNVLLGAYMRNGLMKEAELLHLHTLERGGCPNYKTWEILMEGWLNSGNMLKAIDAMKKGFSMLKHCDWRPSHRSLLAIAEYFEKHGNLEDANQYIRDVHRFGLGSLPVYKSLLRRHLSAHKPAFDILEMMEKDGIEMDDDTSSLIEALNSQIKL; encoded by the exons ATGGCGATTCGCTCGCTTTTTGTGAATCTAAAACG CAACAAGGTTCAGTTGGAAGCAATAACTACCAGGAGGCTGATAGCCTCACGCGCGCCAATTAAACCAGATAAAGCACCTCCCATTACCAAGGGCGGCGAACTTGGGAGTAacattttgagtttgaaatttcCGAGGCGCAGTGCAACCACAGTGATTCAAGACTGGGTGGACTCGGGCCACAGGGTTACCATTTCGGAGCTCCGAATCATCTATAAGCAGCTACTGAAATACAAGCGCTACAAGCACGCACTCGAG ATATTGACATGGATGGAAACTCAAAACAGTTTACTGATGTCAGCTACTGACCATGCCGTCAGACTGGGACTAATCATCAATGTGCAAGGTTTGGAAGGGGCTGAGGAGTATTTCATGCGCATACCCAACAGTGCTTCACAGAAAGCTGCCTGTCTCCCTCTTCTTCGTGGTTATGTAAAAGAAAGGGCTGTCAACAAAGCTGAGGCTTTCATGGTGAAACTTAGTGGCTGGGGGATGATTGTGAGCCCTCATCCATTTAATGAGATGATGAAGCTTTATATAGCTACTTCACAGTCTAATAAAGTGCCCCTTGTTATGCTGCAAATGAAGCAGAACAAGATACCCAGAACTGTTCTCACCTATAACCTTTGGATGTCTGCTTGTGCTGAGATTGATGGGCCCGCTTCAGTAGAAATGATTTATAAAGAACTTTTGAGTGATAAAAATGTTGAACTGGGATGGAGCTCCCTATCCACTTTAGCCAATGCTTACATAAAAGCAGGCCTTGTTAATAAAGCCTTTGCGACACTAAAACTTGCAGAGAAGAAGCTGTCTGCCTCTAATCGCCTGGGGTATCTTTTCCTTATGACTCTATATGCCTCTCTGAGTGATAAGAAGGGAGTTCTTCGGCTTTGGGATGCTAGTAAAGTTGTGAGTGGGAGAATTACATGTGCCAGTTACATCTGCATTTTATCATGTTTGGTGAAGCTAGGGGATTTTGTGGAAGCCAAGAGGATTTTTGTGGAATGGGAGTCCAATTGTCAAAATTATGACATTAGAGTTTCTAATGTTCTTTTAGGTGCATACATGCGGAATGGACTAATGAAAGAAGCTGAATTGTTACATCTCCACACATTAGAGAGAGGCGGGTGTCCGAATTATAAGACTTGGGAAATTCTCATGGAGGGATGGCTGAACAGTGGGAATATGCTCAAAGCTATAGATGCCATGAAGAAAGGGTTTTCTATGTTGAAACACTGTGATTGGAGGCCATCACATCGTAGTTTATTGGCCATTGCTGAGTACTTCGAGAAGCATGGGAATCTTGAAGATGCAAACCAATACATTAGAGATGTCCATCGATTTGGCCTTGGAAGTTTACCGGTGTATAAATCTTTGCTTAGAAGGCACCTTAGTGCTCATAAACCCGCTTTTGACATACTTGAGATGATGGAGAAGGATGGCATCGAGATGGATGATGATACTTCTAGCCTAATTGAAGCTCTCAACTCACAAATAAAACTATGA